In Deltaproteobacteria bacterium, the genomic stretch TTGCAGAGTCGAACAGGTACCTCGTCATCCGCGGGCACCTTGTCAACGTTGCTCACGATATAGTCAGCCGTCGCGCGGAGGGGCTTCGCCTTCCACGCGCGCGGAAGTGCGCTAAGCCAGGGAAGCTCCTTCACTCCGTCACCTCCCGCAGCAACCGCAGGATCTGGTCCTCAGCCTTCTTCAGATCCGCGTCGATCTCCTCCAGCGGTCGCGGCGGCGTGTACTTGTAGAAGTGGCGGTTGAAGTTGATCTCGTAGCCGACCTTGTCCTTGCTCCGGTCCATCCAGGCGTCGGGCACGTGAGGGCGCACCTCGCGCTCGAAGTAGGCGTCGATGTCTTCCTTGAGCGGCACGTTCTCGAGGTCGCGCAGGTCCGGGTCGGGCTCGTAGCCGTCGTCGCGCCCGCCCCTGGCGACCGGCTCGGCTTCCGGGTCCTTCTGCGTGAAGACGCTGCGGAAGAGCTTCTGCTCGGGCGCCCTCCAGCGCGATTTCCGCGCGTGCAGCAGGTTCTGGATGCGCTCCCAGACCGCGTTCCAGTCGCGCAGCGAGTCGCGCCCGACCGTCTGGTCGATGCCCTGGATGTCGTCGAGCAAGTGCGGGCAGGCGTCGAGGAAGCGCGCCTTGTCCTCGGTAGTCATCCGGTAGGTGAGGCGCAGCGGCCGCTCGACGGTGACGCGAGTGTAGCCGAAGTCGGCGTTGTCGAAGACCTTGGAGCGCTCGCCGTCCTCGATGCGGCCATAGAGCCGGACGACCTCCTCGATCTGCTGCGCCGTGACATGGCGGCGCTTGTCGCCGAGGCTGCGCTTGGACTCCTCGCTCCCGCCGGCCGTCCAGAGCTCGCGCGCGTCGACAAGCTGGATCTTGCCCTTGCGCCCCCTCTCTTTCCGATTGGTGACGATCCAGACATAGGTGCCGATTCCGGTGTTGTAGAACATCTGCTCGGGCAGGGCGACGATGGCCTCGAGCCAGTCGTTCTCGATGATCCACTTGCGGATGTCGCTCTCGCCGGAGCCCGCGCCCCCGGTGAAGAGCGGCGAGCCGGAAAAGACGATGGCGAGGCGCGAGCCGTGCTTGTGCTCGGCCGGCCGCACGGGCTCGAACTTGGCGATCATGTGCTGCAGGAAGAGCAGCGCGCCGTCGTTCACGCGCGGCAGGCCCGCGCCGAAGCGGCCAGCGAAGCCCAGCTTGTCGTGCTCGCGCTCGATCTCCTTTTGCTGCTTCTTCCAGTCCACGCCGAAAGGCGGGTTGGTGAGGAAGTAGTCGAAGGTCTCGCCCGCGAACTGGTCCTCGGTGAAGCTGTCGCCGAAGCGGATGTTGTTGCCGCCGCCGTTGTGATCGACCTGCTTCATCAGCATATCCGAGGCCGCGGTGGCAAAGGCGCGCTTGTTGTAGTCCTGGCCGTAGACGTAGAGCTTCGCTTCGCGGTGGTGGTCGCGCAGGTAGTTCTGCGCCTCGGCCAGCATGCCGCCCGTGCCGCAGGCAGGGTCGAGGAGCTTGCGTACGGTGCCGGGCGTGGCTAGTAACTTGTCGTCGTGAATGAGCAGAATGTTCACCATCAGCCGGATGACGTCGCGCGGCGTGAAGTGGTCGCCCGCGGTCTCGTTGGCCAACTCGTTGAAGCGTCGAATGAGGTTCTCGAAAAT encodes the following:
- a CDS encoding N-6 DNA methylase; translated protein: IFENLIRRFNELANETAGDHFTPRDVIRLMVNILLIHDDKLLATPGTVRKLLDPACGTGGMLAEAQNYLRDHHREAKLYVYGQDYNKRAFATAASDMLMKQVDHNGGGNNIRFGDSFTEDQFAGETFDYFLTNPPFGVDWKKQQKEIEREHDKLGFAGRFGAGLPRVNDGALLFLQHMIAKFEPVRPAEHKHGSRLAIVFSGSPLFTGGAGSGESDIRKWIIENDWLEAIVALPEQMFYNTGIGTYVWIVTNRKERGRKGKIQLVDARELWTAGGSEESKRSLGDKRRHVTAQQIEEVVRLYGRIEDGERSKVFDNADFGYTRVTVERPLRLTYRMTTEDKARFLDACPHLLDDIQGIDQTVGRDSLRDWNAVWERIQNLLHARKSRWRAPEQKLFRSVFTQKDPEAEPVARGGRDDGYEPDPDLRDLENVPLKEDIDAYFEREVRPHVPDAWMDRSKDKVGYEINFNRHFYKYTPPRPLEEIDADLKKAEDQILRLLREVTE